One window from the genome of Rhodococcus sp. ABRD24 encodes:
- a CDS encoding DEAD/DEAH box helicase, translating to MTALSAGGITTAFPIQVDTLPDTLAGRDVLGRGKTGSGKTLAFSIPLAARLAGGKRRPGKPRGLVLAPTRELATQITAALEPLANAHDLRVTTIFGGVSQHRQVSALKGGVDIVVACPGRLEDLMKQGFVSLDGIEMTILDEADHMADLGFLPGVTRILNATPQSGQRLLFSATLDNGVDKLVKRFLHNEVLHSVDEANSPVAAMTHHVFDVNGVEAKKNLVQKLASGQGRRILFMRTKHQARKLARQLTEAGIPSVDLHGNLSQAARDRNLAAFSEGSARVLVATDVAARGVHVDDVELVVHVDPPAEHKAYLHRSGRTARAGSAGDVVTIVLPEQRKDLQVLMRKAAIKVTPVQVTAESEHVTRLVGEPAAHVPPAPKSEKPAGGDGRRQGGARPARGGSGQGGRGAGQGGRGPRSEAVGGGRRRAGSGAAAGSGSGAPRSGGSRRRG from the coding sequence CTTCCCGACACCCTGGCCGGACGCGACGTCCTCGGCCGAGGTAAGACAGGCAGCGGCAAGACCCTCGCGTTCTCGATCCCGTTGGCCGCACGGCTCGCCGGCGGCAAGCGCCGTCCGGGTAAGCCCCGCGGCCTCGTACTCGCCCCCACCCGCGAGCTGGCCACGCAGATCACCGCGGCCCTCGAGCCGCTCGCGAACGCCCACGATCTGCGCGTCACCACGATCTTCGGCGGCGTGTCCCAGCACCGTCAGGTCAGTGCGCTCAAGGGCGGCGTCGACATCGTCGTCGCGTGCCCCGGCCGCCTCGAGGACCTGATGAAGCAGGGCTTCGTCTCGCTCGACGGCATCGAGATGACAATTCTCGACGAGGCCGACCACATGGCCGACCTCGGCTTCCTGCCCGGAGTCACCCGCATCCTCAACGCGACCCCACAGAGCGGCCAGCGTCTGCTGTTCTCGGCGACGCTGGACAACGGCGTCGACAAGCTGGTCAAGCGTTTCCTCCACAACGAGGTGCTGCACTCCGTCGACGAGGCCAACTCCCCCGTTGCCGCGATGACCCACCACGTCTTCGACGTCAACGGTGTGGAAGCCAAGAAGAACCTCGTCCAGAAGCTGGCGTCCGGTCAGGGCCGGCGCATCCTGTTCATGCGGACCAAGCACCAGGCCCGCAAGCTGGCCCGGCAGCTCACCGAGGCCGGGATCCCGTCCGTCGATCTGCACGGCAACTTGTCCCAGGCTGCGCGTGACCGCAACCTGGCTGCATTCTCCGAGGGCTCCGCGCGGGTCCTCGTCGCCACCGACGTCGCTGCCCGCGGCGTCCACGTCGATGACGTCGAACTCGTTGTCCACGTCGATCCGCCGGCCGAGCACAAGGCATACCTGCACCGCTCGGGGCGCACCGCGCGCGCCGGCAGCGCCGGTGATGTCGTCACCATCGTGCTGCCGGAACAGCGCAAGGACCTGCAGGTGCTGATGCGCAAGGCCGCGATCAAGGTCACCCCGGTCCAGGTGACCGCGGAGTCCGAGCATGTGACCCGTCTGGTCGGCGAGCCCGCGGCCCACGTGCCGCCCGCCCCCAAGTCCGAGAAGCCCGCCGGCGGAGACGGCCGACGCCAGGGCGGAGCCCGTCCGGCCCGCGGCGGCTCCGGGCAGGGTGGCCGAGGCGCCGGACAGGGTGGCCGCGGTCCGCGGTCCGAGGCTGTCGGCGGCGGACGGCGACGCGCCGGTTCGGGCGCCGCCGCCGGTTCCGGCTCAGGCGCACCGCGCAGCGGCGGAAGCCGACGCCGCGGCTGA
- the bluB gene encoding 5,6-dimethylbenzimidazole synthase, producing the protein MTESLVSVYEAIRRRRDVRAEFSGDLIPDETLQRVLGAAHAAPSVGNTQPWDFVVVRRPDTLEAFAEHVAGRRRAFAASLPEDRRKTFDPIKIEGIRESGTGIVVTYDPSRGGDNILGRHTIDDTGLFSAVLAIQNLWLAAAAENIGVGWVSFYEEDFLTELLDIPAPVRPIAWLCVGKVEQFQEVPDLERFGWRTRRDLADAIHWERY; encoded by the coding sequence GTGACCGAGTCTCTTGTTTCCGTGTACGAAGCTATCCGTCGACGCCGCGATGTCCGTGCCGAGTTCAGCGGTGACCTGATCCCCGACGAGACGCTGCAGCGCGTCCTGGGCGCGGCCCACGCGGCACCGAGCGTCGGCAACACCCAGCCCTGGGATTTCGTCGTGGTGCGTCGCCCCGACACCCTCGAGGCCTTTGCCGAGCACGTCGCGGGCCGCCGGCGGGCGTTCGCCGCTTCTCTGCCCGAGGATCGCCGGAAGACGTTCGACCCCATCAAGATCGAGGGAATCCGGGAGAGCGGCACGGGAATCGTCGTCACGTATGACCCGTCCCGCGGCGGTGACAACATCCTCGGCCGGCACACCATCGACGACACCGGGCTGTTCTCGGCGGTGCTGGCCATCCAGAACCTCTGGCTGGCCGCGGCCGCCGAGAACATCGGTGTCGGTTGGGTGTCCTTCTACGAGGAGGACTTCCTCACCGAACTGCTCGATATCCCGGCACCGGTGCGTCCCATCGCGTGGCTGTGCGTCGGGAAGGTCGAGCAGTTCCAGGAGGTCCCGGACCTCGAGCGCTTCGGTTGGCGGACGCGCCGGGATCTGGCCGACGCGATCCACTGGGAACGCTACTGA
- a CDS encoding GTP-binding protein yields the protein MAKKQSPRRIPVVLVAGFLGSGKTSLLNHLLRNNGGTRIGVIVNDFGSVNVDSMMVAGQVDSMMALSNGCLCCAVDVSDMDAMLNRLAHRKSEIDVIVVEASGLAEPRNMIRLILGSENEYITYGGLVMVVDGAEYPSSRARHPELDQHIALADLVVLNKTDRIDEEAHDTLLSEVCRINPRAAVVSTVHGRVDPGLLFDRTPRREPRPGEQLTFDDLLAEEHDHDHGECGDRHIHSMYESVTFASALPMHPRRLIRFLENQPAGLYRIKGYVYFGVPGYQQKYLLQVVGDHVSFHPQRWEPGEGRRTELVVIGTDLDPDSVDALLDSCVESEAEGLGADTMMGVHRYTASV from the coding sequence GTGGCGAAGAAGCAGAGTCCTCGGCGGATTCCTGTCGTTCTGGTCGCCGGATTCCTGGGCTCGGGGAAGACCAGCCTGCTCAATCACCTACTGCGCAACAACGGCGGCACTCGCATCGGCGTGATCGTCAACGACTTCGGCTCGGTCAATGTCGATTCGATGATGGTTGCCGGACAGGTCGATTCGATGATGGCGCTGAGCAACGGCTGCCTCTGCTGCGCGGTGGACGTGAGCGACATGGACGCGATGCTGAACCGGCTGGCGCATCGCAAGTCGGAGATCGACGTCATCGTCGTCGAGGCCAGTGGATTGGCTGAGCCGCGCAACATGATTCGTCTGATTCTCGGCAGCGAGAACGAGTACATCACCTACGGCGGACTGGTCATGGTCGTCGACGGCGCCGAGTACCCGAGCAGTCGGGCGCGACATCCGGAACTCGACCAACACATCGCGCTTGCGGATCTGGTCGTCCTCAACAAGACCGACCGGATCGACGAGGAGGCCCACGACACCTTGCTCAGTGAGGTGTGCCGGATCAATCCCCGGGCCGCGGTTGTCTCGACCGTGCACGGGCGGGTGGATCCGGGGTTGCTGTTCGATCGGACGCCGCGCCGCGAGCCCCGGCCGGGTGAGCAGTTGACGTTCGACGATCTCCTCGCCGAGGAACACGACCACGATCACGGAGAGTGTGGGGACCGGCACATCCATTCGATGTACGAGAGTGTGACTTTCGCATCGGCGTTGCCGATGCATCCTCGCCGACTCATCCGGTTCCTCGAGAATCAGCCAGCCGGCTTGTACCGGATCAAGGGATACGTGTACTTCGGGGTTCCCGGCTACCAGCAGAAGTATTTGCTGCAGGTCGTCGGGGACCACGTCAGCTTCCATCCGCAGCGCTGGGAGCCAGGGGAGGGACGGCGCACCGAGCTCGTCGTCATCGGCACCGACCTGGACCCGGACTCGGTCGATGCGCTGCTCGACTCGTGCGTGGAATCCGAGGCCGAGGGCCTCGGCGCCGACACGATGATGGGTGTGCACAGGTACACCGCGTCCGTGTGA